A window of the Pararge aegeria chromosome 2, ilParAegt1.1, whole genome shotgun sequence genome harbors these coding sequences:
- the LOC120629370 gene encoding uncharacterized protein C19orf47, translated as MSGSQKLDPNMTGVWVNFFTAAGIPSEVSATYALTFTENRIQNDMLLDLNKEYLRDMGIIRMGDIIAILRHAKQVHESTARDRVLSTTAVSNKVPVAAVTGRSTVTQPSSPASRMLEHYTRNSHTPDTSPVRASQPKRRSNEMATDDMSIKKARLIRFGSPTPANSAPKEAPTSKTVFARLGNSDQVPQKPSTVLKSVPQKPVPKQVFSRLGAKDRPEKEAVPKEKDALKYEGVLKSVPATKKTFTVTTGLNNVRKIAVGTMRADEAPISVKEKLAIVKTKATVSIKDKLGFIKTSNKSVKFSNHVEYKEIEPITTNTLAKPIITNVFNKPERRLSMPEANNGVKARLGLKNENNNKFTINPGVFNRLGV; from the exons atgtcGGGATCACAAAAATTGGATCCAAATATGACTG GTGTGTGGGTGAACTTCTTCACGGCGGCAGGCATACCGTCGGAAGTGTCTGCAACTTACGCCCTTACCTTCACGGAGAACAGAATTCAGAATGATATGTTGCTAGATCTGAACAAGGAGTACCTCAGAGACATGGGTATTATACGGATGGGGGATATTATTGCTATATTACG TCATGCTAAGCAAGTACATGAAAGCACAGCGCGGGATAGAGTGCTGAGTACAACTGCTGTTAGCAACAAAGTGCCTGTGGCTGCAGTGACTGGGCGATCTACCGTTACACAACCTTCTTCCC CTGCAAGTCGGATGCTGGAGCACTACACACGGAACTCGCATACACCAGACACCTCACCCGTTAGGGCTTCCCAACCGAAGAGGAGATCTAACGAAAT GGCAACTGATGATATGAGTATCAAGAAGGCGCGCCTTATACGTTTTGGATCGCCGACACCAGCTAACTCGGCACCAAAGGAAG CACCAACAAGCAAGACGGTGTTCGCACGCCTCGGTAACTCAGACCAAGTCCCACAGAAGCCGTCCACCGTTCTGAAATCAGTACCACAGAAACCAGTCCCCAAACAAGTGTTCTCCAGGCTCGGGGCTAAGGATCGTCCAGAAAAAGAGGCCGTTCCGAAAGAAAAGGACGCGCTTAAATACGAAGGTGTACTAAAAAGTGTGCCAGCTACAAAAAAGACGTTCACAGTTACAACAGGATTGAATAATGTGAGGAAAATCGCAGTTGGAACTATGCGAGCTGATGAAGCACCGATAAGTGTTAAAGAAAAACTTGCCATAGTTAAAACAAAGGCTACGGTTAGCATCAAGGACAAATTGGGTTTTATTAAAACCTCAAATAAGTCGGTAAAATTCTCCAACCATGTTGAGTACAAGGAAATTGAGCCGATCACAACTAATACACTAGCTAAGCCAATTATTACCAATGTTTTCAATAAACCGGAGAGGAGGTTGTCTATGCCCGAAGCTAATAATGGGGTTAAGGCCAGGCTTGGcttgaaaaatgaaaacaataataaatttacaataaatccAGGAGTGTTTAATAGGTTAGGTGTATGA
- the LOC120629380 gene encoding 14 kDa phosphohistidine phosphatase-like: protein MLKSVNILRNLSLLSHFPNRNQLLCRTTFVVNIQTMITGNKIPTVDIDPTGVFKYILLNVYDGQKDAANPQMVIVRGYQRCNYHSDIYDEVQEKLTPLECEPLGGGRISHDPDNKKIHIYGYSQGYGKADHEIAAKIIKDAFPGYTISVSDEGY, encoded by the exons ATGTTAAAATCTGTTAATATTCTACGAAACTTATCATTGTTATCGCACTTTCCTAATAGAAACCAATTATTGTGCAGAA ctaCATTTGTGGTCAATATACAAACGATGATTACtggaaataaaatacctacagtGGACATAGACCCAACTGGAGTATTCAAGTATATATTACTGAACGTTTATGACGGACAGAAGGATGCTGCTAATCCACAGATGGTCATTGTGAGAGGATACCAACGGTGTAATTATCACTCTGATATTTATGATGAA GTGCAGGAAAAACTGACACCTCTGGAGTGTGAACCTTTAGGAGGAGGAAGAATATCTCATGAcccagacaataaaaaaattcatatctATGGTTATTCACAAGGTTATGGTAAAGCTGACCATGAAATTGCAGCAAAGATCATCAAAGATGCGTTCCCTGGATACACAATATCAGTCAGTGATGAAGGGTACTGA
- the LOC120634782 gene encoding 2-(3-amino-3-carboxypropyl)histidine synthase subunit 2, with product MANFTTDGKICIEREIDAGKVELETNDLNERFKILETCKWITENNFNKVCLQFPDELLGVSADIYEEIRNRTSADLYILGDTSYASCCIDSVAAMHVQGDAVIHYGHTCFTKTNIPVFTVLPKESLNIEVTKKLLLENFDTTENKKLCLFYGAEYEHCKDEVISFYFQQYPDCYVSQIEIEDIPNRYSGRVIRNKRNDTFSLEDIKDSTCVYIGTRGQTVFNFTVSIPATKWYLLDPDENSISSLEETTWSKRRRFLVEKCKDANVIGILVCKLAGEQTKDIISRMKQLCKVNGKKSYIISVGKPNVAKLANFPEIDIYVMIACPENDLYSNRDFYRPIVYPFELEVALNSNREPYYNYHITDYDELLPGKRHYCEVSHIKETTDVSLITGNIRETKIQSEEHVGMELVEKQNWALESIGSNLQSRSWTGLEQKLGETEVTKAEEGRKGIPLQYSNEPE from the exons ATGGCAAATTTTACTACCGACGGTAAAATATGTATTGAAAGGGAAATAGATGCAGGCAAGGTTGAGCTCGAAACTAATGACCTTAACGAGCGTTTTAAAATACTTGAAACATGTAAATGGATCaccgaaaataattttaacaag GTGTGTCTTCAATTTCCTGATGAGCTGCTTGGTGTAAGTGCAGATATTTATGAGGAAATAAGAAATAGGACTTCTGCTGACTTGTACATACTTGGGGACACATCTTATGCAAG CTGCTGCATAGACTCAGTTGCAGCAATGCATGTGCAGGGAGATGCAGTCATACATTACGGCCACACTTGCTTTACTAAAACTAACATACCAGTGTTCACTGTGCTGCCTAAAGAGTCGCTAAACATTGAAGTCACAAAAAAACTTCTACTAGAGAATTTCGACACAActgaaaataagaaattatgcTTATTTTACGGCGCTGAATATGAACACTGTAAAg ATGAAGTAATCTCATTCTACTTCCAGCAATACCCTGATTGCTATGTGTCTCAAATAGAAATAGAGGATATACCTAACAGATATTCAGGCAgagttataagaaataaaagaaatgataCTTTCTCACTGGAAGACATCAAAGATAGCACCTGTGTTTACATTGGAACAAGAGGGCAAACAGTTTTCAACTTTACTGTATCAATTCCAG CTACTAAATGGTACTTACTAGACCCTGATGAAAATAGTATATCTAGTTTAGAAGAAACAACTTGGTCAAAAAGAAGGAGGTTTTTAGTGGAAAAGTGTAAAGACGCCAATGTTATTGGCATCCTGGTGTGCAAGCTCGCTGGGGAGCAAACTAAAGATATCATAAGCAGAATGAAACAACTGTGCAAAGTGAATGGCAAGAAAAGCTATATCATATCTGTTGGCAAGCCTAATGTTGCTAAACTAGCCAACTTTCCTGAG ATTGATATATACGTAATGATAGCATGTCCAGAAAATGATTTATACAGCAACAGAGACTTCTACAGACCTATAGTATACCCATTTGAACTAGAAGTAGCGCTGAATTCTAATAGAGAACCCTATTACAACTACCACATAACAGACTACGATGAACTTCTACCAGGAAAAAGGCACTACTGTGAAGTTAGCCACATAAAAGAGACCACAGATGTTAGTCTGATTACGGGAAATATAAGAGAAACTAAAATCCAAAGTGAAGAACATGTTGGTATGGAGTtggttgaaaaacaaaattgggcATTAGAAAGTATAGGTAGCAATCTACAAAGTAGATCTTGGACTGGTCTGGAACAAAAACTTGGGGAGACAGAAGTTACAAAGGCTGAAGAGGGACGGAAAGGGATACCACTCCAGTATAGTAATGAACCTGAATAA
- the LOC120634790 gene encoding coiled-coil domain-containing protein 124, whose translation MPKKFAGENSKAVAARQRKENEKQEKDQKMKKMIEDSEWEDNDDRLKKKQQKKEEQEKKRLEQLQKKAESKALLEKEMESIKSKAAVIPPTTKITRAQITQMKEKTIRAEPEKPVPSRVVVEEPPLVENLNRLQIDGEVAQSVDEAISILTDKTDADRHPEKRLKAAFTAFEEITLPRLKAENPSLRLSQLKQMLRKEWLKSPQNPLNQNV comes from the exons ATGCCTAAGAAGTTTGCAGGCGAAAACAGCAAAGCGGTTGCCGCTCGGCAGCGCAAGGAGAATGAGAAGCAGGAAAAAGAtcagaaaatgaagaaaatgataGAAGACTCCGAGTGGGAGGACAATGATGATAGATTGAAAAAGaagcaacaaaaaaaa gaAGAGCAAGAAAAGAAGCGTCTCGAGCAACTTCAGAAGAAGGCAGAATCCAAGGCCCTTCTAGAGAAGGAGATGGAATCTATAAAAAGCAAGGCGGCAGTTATTCCACCAACAACAAAGATAACCCGGGCACAGATCACACAAATGAAAGAGAAGACAATCCGAGCAGAACCAGAGAAGCCTGTT CCCTCAAGAGTGGTGGTGGAGGAGCCTCCACTGGTAGAAAATctcaacagattacagattgATGGAGAAGTGGCTCAGAGTGTTGATGAGGCTATCTCGATTCTGAC TGATAAGACTGATGCAGACAGGCATCCTGAAAAACGCCTGAAGGCAGCCTTTACAGCTTTTGAAGAAATCACCTTACCAAGGTTAAAGGCAGAGAATCCCTCCCTGAGACTGTCACAACTCAAACAAATGCTGAGGAAAGAGTGGCTCAAGTCACCGCAGAATCCTCTGAACCAAAATGTGTGA
- the LOC120634787 gene encoding proline-rich protein PRCC → MALVAYDNSDSSDFEDDENTFAQTKKEDKTPEVEPVLELDKVNSIFNLLPQPCNATKEVLEEDDEILHKKEHPSDVKPKSRITIPSLKDFEDVERTIPSTKTRVSNGKKSGLLSILPEPRNVVRSTTKSLIPNVITQKPQTSTAKRKPLPLPTKITKIETKGSLITEYSDDSDNDDVQNDFFSINKQEELPIVDLPLEDDQESLNLTKKQPRSIESYFKKDVETVEIPPEHIAPSSSEDYYSFNVEQQVDNGAAANSNDMVLDDEAILKLCGTRAKRKREEIQIVDINQREVLGDARDWLLKGLMDDTSSRPSASKKHGNEPTSQQRRKHQITYLAHQAKANESELQNQWANNRMAKRKSQSKYGF, encoded by the exons ATGGCATTAGTTGCTTACGATAACAGTGACTCAAGTGATTTTGAGGACGATGAGAATACGTTCGCACAAACGAAGAAAGAAGATA AAACACCTGAAGTGGAACCAGTTTTGGAACTTGATAAAGTCAACAGCATTTTCAACCTACTTCCACAGCCATGTAATGCAACAAAGGAGGTTTTAGAGGAAGATGATGAAATTCTTCACAAAAAAGAACATCCTAGTGATGTAAAACCAAAGTCTAGGATTACTATACCCTCATTAAAGGAT tttGAAGATGTGGAGCGAACAATACCAAGTACAAAAACGAGAGTATCTAATGGG aAAAAGTCAGGCCTACTAAGCATTCTACCAGAGCCTAGAAATGTGGTCAGGAGCACAACAAAATCTCTCATACCCAATGTTATCACACAAAAACCACAAACAAGCACTGCTAAGAGAAAGCCACTGCCTTTGCCAACTAAAATAACGAAAATTGAAACTAAAGGTTCATTAATAACAGAATACTCAGATGACAGTGATAACGATGATGTGCAGAATGACTTCTTTTCAATCAACAAACAAGAAGAATTACCAATAGTAGATTTACCATTAGAAGATGATCAAGAGTCTTTAAATTTGACGAAAAAACAACCAAGAAGTATTGAGTCTTATTTCAAGAAAGATGTAGAAACTGTTGAAATACCACCAGAACATATTGCACCTAGCAGTAGTGAAGATTATTATAGCTTTAATGTTGAGCAACAGGTAGACAATGGAGCTGCTGCAAATTCTAATGATATGGTACTTGATGATGAAGCT aTCCTTAAGTTGTGCGGCACGCGCGCCAAACGTAAGCGTGAAGAGATCCAGATAGTGGACATTAACCAACGTGAAGTCCTTGGCGATGCAAGGGATTGGCTACTCAAGGGGCTCATGGATGACACCAGCTCGCGGCCGTCGGCCAGCAAGAAGCACGGCAATGAGCCCACAAGCCAGCAGAGGAGGAAACACCAAATAACATACTTAGCACATCAA GCTAAAGCAAACGAATCAGAACTACAAAACCAATGGGCTAACAACAGGATGGCAAAAAGAAAATCGCAATCAAAATATGGATTTTAG
- the LOC120634805 gene encoding 28S ribosomal protein S11, mitochondrial has product MLSAIRNSLRFSVNSLVRSFQTSTPATTERFDHKRIPADDEGVQGEKIIDLDSVLKAKQGLFPTLESDNLLFDGVPYKDLSICNIRVSHNNTIFTLTDHEGKVKLIRSCGMEGFKNTKKGTNIAAQTTAISIATKALNRGVKNIRVRVRGLGPGRLSAVKGLQMGGLQIISITDNTRVSWNPPRPRKARRL; this is encoded by the exons ATGCTTAGTGCAATAAGAAATAGTTTGAGATTTTCTGTTAATAGTTTAGTAAGATCGTTTCAAACCTCCACCCCAGCAACAACAGAGAGATTCGATCACAAGAGAATCCCTGCAGACGACGAAGGTGTTCAGGGGGAAAAAATTATCGATCTAGACTCAGTTTTAAAAgc AAAACAAGGGCTATTCCCAACATTGGAATCAGATAACCTGTTATTTGATGGTGTGCCATACAAAGATCTATCTATATGCAATATCAGAGTGAGTCACAACAACACAATATTCACTCTTACGGACCATGAGGGGAAGGTGAAGCTGATCCGGTCCTGCGGCATGGAGGGGTTTAAGAATACCAAGAAGGGGACCAATATTGCTGCACAGACCACTGCAATCAGTATAGCAACT aaagcTTTAAACAGAGGGGTCAAAAATATTAGAGTCAGAGTGAGGGGTCTTGGACCAGGAAGATtg TCGGCAGTCAAAGGACTTCAGATGGGAGGTTTACAAATCATTTCCATTACTGACAACACTAGAGTATCGTGGAATCCTCCCAGACCAAGGAAAGCCAGAAGATTGTAA